Genomic DNA from Vanrija pseudolonga chromosome 3, complete sequence:
AGCCACAATCTGCCAATGAGCTCACGACGAGCCAAATTCATTACCTCCAACAGCAACATCTCGCACTCCTGCATTGCCACCCTCTTCTCCGCATCAACATGGCCAGCATCCTCCTCAGCCGAAGCTTCAAGGCGCTGACGCTTGCCGAGCCCGCGTCGCTGCGGGCGCTGTCGACatcagcgccggcgctcaaggcgaccgcggcggcacCCAAGGCGAAGGCGGcagccaagcccaagaagaagcaggaCCGTGAGTGTTGGTTGTCGTGCGACCGACGTTGTGCCCGCCGCATCGCGACTTGCCCCCATCTTAACACTGTCCACAGGCACAAAGTCTATCCCCGCGCCCCCCAAGCGGCCCAACTCGCCGTTCACAATCTTCTTCAAGGGCTTCTACCACCGCGAGAAGGGAAGcttcctcgacgcgcagggCAAGACgaacgtcgccgacgtcgcccgcgcggcaGGCAAGGCGTGGGCTGCGCTGTCagaggccgagcgcaagagctacgacggcgaggtcaaggccgagtGGACGGCGTACAATGCCGCCATGAAGAGCTacctcgagacgctgccCGCTGCggaccgcctcgcgctcgagaagaaggcaGGCAAGAAGTTCCCCGTGCCAGGCGGCCGCAGCGCAGCCAAGCAGGCCATCCGCGACCGGCCTGGAAACCCCggccgcgcgagctcgcccttcTTCGAGTACCTCcaggcgcagcgcgacgtcatccaggtcgagcacgccgacgagctcaagggccTCAAGCCGATGGAGATCAACCTCCGCGtcgtctcgctcgccgcgcgcaagtGGCACACGCTGACGCCAAACGAGCTCCAGGTGGGTGTGGAAGGAAGAGGTGAATGGAAGCGAGCGAGGCTGACACACGAACGCAGAAGTGGAAGGACGAGTGCCAGCGCAAGAGGGAATTGTACAAGGCTTGGGTCGAGACACAGCCAGACAAGGAGAAGTTGTTGAAGAACCTCTAGGACGAGTAGGATGCAGCGCGTACCACTCTAGCAAGGCAAGCGTGCTCCTCTGGCCTCTGGAAGGCCTTGCTCTTGCTCACTGCGCACAAGCAACGACAATGCACATTGGATTACTGTTGTACAAACACGCCGGCCGAAGCCGCGTGCTCCCCTCTAAACTTCTAGCAGTGACTAACCCGACACACGACCACTACAATAGCTTGACCTGACTGCTACTGCCCCACAGCGacggccagcgccagcgctgccggcgcggagGCTGCGTGTTGTCCCATTCGGCGATGACGGCCTCTGGATGCTCGATTGGCGGCGTAGGgatcgcctcgacggcggtaGTCGGCAGCGTCATGCTGTGGGGTCTGGGCCGCTTGACGCCTGGCACAACTGGCAAGCTGGGGTCGACGGACccggcacgcgccgccgcgtcgctgcgGCTTCTGCCCCGGCGGAGCACGGGCGACGGGGGGCCGTTGGCCTGGCTGATCGAGTTTGAGCGCAGCGCGAAACCGGGCGACGCGGCACCAATGCCGAATGCGAAGCCGGTCGGCGCGCCCACCGGCGCCAGCTCGGGCACGAGCGTGCCGAATCTTGGGCGTCTGCGGCggggcagcgtcggcgagtGGGGCGAGTGGGGCGACATGggggtcgcgccggccgcgatggCGGTATCGATGCGCGGCGATCGGGGCGGGCCAAcgggcgctggcggcggctcgagctcctcgggctcggcgacgagcgagtcgtcgccgccaccgagtAACGTCGCTCCGTCGccagcctcgagctcgtcctgcGCCTCGATATCGAGGGGCTCCTCGCACAGCacttcctcctcgacccaagtgccgacctcgacgcctccTTGGCCCGTGGGCTGGATCGCCGAGACGGTCCACACACCAACGAGCAGGATGGCCACGCCAAGGGACACGAGCACAATCTGGTGTGCGCTGAGGCGGCCAAACTGGTCGTAGAACACGAGACCGTCTGAGCGTCAGCAGAGCCCGCTTGGGGGTTACGTACCAAAGATTGAGGCGAGGTTGAAGAAGCAGAACGCGAGCGGGCAAATGAGCGCGGGGGACGCGAACAGGAGCCCGTAGTTGAGGTACACTAGCTGGAGCACTGCCGCCACCGCTAGTCCAGCCACGAGGAGCCACGTCTGAGGCCGGGTAAACTCGTTTGAGCCGCGCCCAGTGCGCCAGTACTCTATCGTGGAgatgacgagctcgacagccgccttggcgaggacgaggcagaggCCTGACAGGGTGCCGGAGGCTGCACCGAACGCCAAGCcagcgagcgtgagcgtgcgctcgtcggcgctggcccgcgcgccgaggtactctgcgtcctcggcgtcgacgtcggagAAGGACCCGTAGGCGAAGCGCACCGTCTTGGTGTCGGGTCTTGTGGGCGAcggagcgggcgaggcgtCAGGaacggcagcgaggacggggaccgtctcgagcgcctgctcggcgccaaAGCTCGTGCGGCGGAAGGGAATGGCGGGGCtgtcgtccgactcgtcgacgccgtccagGCCAAGCTTGATGCGCCCGCTCGTCTCGCTGTCGCGCGTGACGCGCCACACGGTGACAtgggccgcgacgagcgtgaGAGTCACGGCGAGGCACACGACGCTGAAGAAGACGACAAACGGCGGGCGGGCCCACAGCGCGAGGATCTCGTCGAGGCTGTGCGTGCTGTCGGGCACCACGCCAAAGATGGCGATGAGtaccgcgccgctcgcgatCAGCACCGTGCCGAGCATCATCGCGCTCGTGAAGCCCTCGCCTaggaggaggtgcgcgagcagcgagtTCCACAGCAGCGAgatgccgccgagcggggcgagcacgacgatgGGGAGCGCCCCGATCTGGAACACTGCGGGGGTGTTAGCTTGTACATAACATCTGCTCCACCGCGCTACCCACCCGACCCAAACACATTGCTCGAGATGTAGACTGCAAAGCCGATGATCCACagcgggcggcggagcgccttcttgcgcagctcgggcgggGCTTCGGCGTCCTCTACGTGCGACTTGCGCTGGATCGTGAGGCCTGAGGGGTGGGTTAGCTCGATAGCCCAGGCGTAACACTTACCCAGCGACTGGATGAACGAGcacgcgaggccgacaaaGATGGCCAGCACGACGGGTATCCCCATTGTCgtcggtgggcggc
This window encodes:
- the Tfam gene encoding Transcription factor A, mitochondrial encodes the protein MASILLSRSFKALTLAEPASLRALSTSAPALKATAAAPKAKAAAKPKKKQDRTKSIPAPPKRPNSPFTIFFKGFYHREKGSFLDAQGKTNVADVARAAGKAWAALSEAERKSYDGEVKAEWTAYNAAMKSYLETLPAADRLALEKKAGKKFPVPGGRSAAKQAIRDRPGNPGRASSPFFEYLQAQRDVIQVEHADELKGLKPMEINLRVVSLAARKWHTLTPNELQKWKDECQRKRELYKAWVETQPDKEKLLKNL